One region of Mycolicibacterium lutetiense genomic DNA includes:
- a CDS encoding enoyl-CoA hydratase/isomerase family protein → MTDDRVLFEVDGDHRIATITLNNPKQRNSYDAAMRDEVARYLDVVADDDDLTVVLLRGAEGVFSTGADMNNAYGWYGDKEKQPTKSRPSQRRRLTVDRKSFGFYHNFMGFPKVTVGEISGYALGGGFEMALMTDISVIARDAKIGMPAARFLGPALGSLHMFFHRLGPVLARRMLLTGDIIEAGSVEHLGIFTDTCEADQVTARAQYWAAKAAKMPADGVVIAKEAFRLVEQSQAYQGEEVASYLFHAYGTNLQFSPGEFNFVKTRAQHGTKEAFRLRDEHFHVPEPQ, encoded by the coding sequence ATGACAGATGACCGGGTGCTTTTCGAGGTCGATGGCGACCACCGCATCGCCACCATCACGCTGAACAATCCCAAGCAGCGCAACTCCTATGACGCGGCGATGCGCGACGAGGTCGCGCGCTACCTCGATGTCGTGGCCGACGACGATGATCTGACCGTGGTGCTGCTGCGCGGGGCCGAGGGGGTGTTCAGCACCGGCGCGGATATGAACAATGCCTACGGCTGGTATGGCGACAAGGAAAAGCAACCGACGAAATCACGTCCCAGTCAGCGTCGTCGACTCACGGTGGACCGCAAGTCGTTTGGCTTCTACCACAATTTCATGGGGTTCCCGAAGGTCACCGTGGGTGAGATCAGCGGCTACGCGCTCGGGGGTGGGTTCGAGATGGCGTTGATGACCGATATCTCGGTGATCGCCCGCGATGCCAAGATCGGGATGCCGGCCGCCAGGTTCCTCGGCCCGGCGTTGGGCAGCCTGCACATGTTCTTCCACCGGCTCGGCCCGGTGCTGGCCCGGCGGATGCTGCTCACCGGGGACATCATCGAGGCTGGCTCCGTCGAGCACCTCGGCATCTTCACCGACACCTGTGAGGCCGACCAGGTGACGGCGCGGGCGCAGTACTGGGCGGCCAAGGCCGCGAAGATGCCGGCCGACGGGGTGGTGATCGCCAAGGAGGCGTTCCGGCTCGTCGAGCAGAGCCAGGCCTATCAGGGTGAAGAGGTCGCCAGCTATCTGTTCCACGCCTACGGCACCAACCTGCAGTTCTCGCCGGGGGAGTTCAACTTCGTCAAGACCCGGGCCCAACATGGCACCAAGGAGGCGTTCCGGCTGCGCGACGAGCATTTCCACGTCCCGGAACCGCAGTAG
- a CDS encoding FadR/GntR family transcriptional regulator, whose translation MPAHRIRQPRVAEIVASKLRDDILSGRLREGDILPTQESLFQEYGVSPPALREAIHLLETDGLISVRRGNVGGAVVQMPSADRTAHMIGMVLQTRAATPADVSEALLRLEPICAGMCADRTDRATEVVPYLQAEIDLQAAQFEDTPQYVPNARRFHEALVSRCGNEPMILLIGSLELIWSTHESSVWTGEDGAGMSAKTMRAALRDHQRLLEAIADGNSARATKLAADHLTAARSTTLAAGNDKTIEARLISHDR comes from the coding sequence GTGCCGGCTCATCGCATACGCCAACCCCGGGTGGCCGAGATCGTGGCGTCCAAGCTGCGTGACGACATCCTGTCCGGGCGCCTGCGTGAGGGCGACATCCTGCCCACGCAGGAAAGCCTGTTTCAGGAGTACGGGGTCAGCCCGCCCGCGTTGCGTGAGGCCATCCATCTGCTGGAGACCGACGGGTTGATCTCGGTGCGTCGCGGAAACGTCGGCGGTGCCGTGGTGCAGATGCCCTCGGCAGACCGCACCGCCCACATGATCGGCATGGTGTTGCAGACCCGCGCTGCCACGCCGGCCGATGTGAGCGAGGCCCTGCTGCGCCTGGAACCGATCTGCGCGGGCATGTGCGCGGACCGCACCGACCGCGCCACCGAGGTGGTGCCCTACCTGCAGGCCGAGATCGACCTTCAGGCAGCACAGTTCGAGGACACGCCGCAGTATGTGCCGAACGCCCGAAGATTCCACGAGGCGCTGGTCTCTCGGTGCGGCAACGAGCCGATGATCCTGCTGATCGGCTCGCTGGAGCTGATCTGGTCGACGCACGAGTCGTCGGTATGGACCGGGGAAGACGGTGCCGGAATGTCGGCGAAGACCATGCGGGCGGCGCTACGCGATCACCAGCGACTGCTGGAGGCGATCGCCGACGGCAACTCGGCCAGGGCGACCAAGCTCGCGGCCGACCATCTCACCGCCGCGCGGAGCACGACGCTGGCCGCCGGTAACGACAAAACGATTGAAGCGAGGTTGATTTCGCATGACAGATGA
- a CDS encoding enoyl-CoA hydratase/isomerase family protein, giving the protein MSDEAVSTARDGAVLRITLDRPSRRNSLSHSMIDSLVASLSEAAYDDSLRAVAITGGGEDFCAGADWVATNSTGQRPRTGDLVRRIPHTAHRIIELVATIQLPVVCAVRGWAVGLGCNLALAADFTIADTGATFWEPFMNRGFTPDSGATWLLPRLAGVARAKRMLLLGEKVSGSQAADWGLIHSAVPADELASAADELLARLAAGPTVAIGLAKQAIAYGQHATLTQSMNQELSNLELSCRTGDFKEGLAAFREHRDPDFTGR; this is encoded by the coding sequence GTGAGCGACGAGGCCGTATCGACCGCGCGCGACGGCGCGGTCCTGCGCATTACGTTGGACCGACCGTCACGGCGTAACTCATTGAGCCACAGCATGATCGATAGCTTGGTCGCCAGCCTCTCGGAAGCGGCCTACGACGATTCGCTGCGCGCCGTCGCCATCACCGGCGGCGGGGAGGACTTCTGCGCCGGAGCCGACTGGGTCGCCACCAACAGCACCGGACAGCGCCCCCGTACCGGTGACCTGGTCCGGCGGATCCCGCACACCGCGCACCGCATCATCGAGCTGGTGGCCACCATCCAGCTGCCGGTGGTGTGCGCGGTGCGCGGCTGGGCGGTGGGGTTGGGCTGCAACCTGGCACTGGCCGCCGACTTCACCATCGCCGATACCGGTGCGACGTTCTGGGAACCGTTCATGAACCGCGGATTCACCCCCGATTCCGGCGCGACCTGGCTGCTGCCGCGACTGGCCGGGGTGGCCCGGGCCAAACGGATGCTGCTGCTCGGCGAGAAGGTCAGCGGGTCGCAGGCGGCCGACTGGGGACTGATCCACAGTGCAGTCCCCGCAGACGAATTGGCCTCCGCTGCGGACGAACTACTGGCACGTTTGGCCGCCGGACCGACCGTCGCGATCGGCCTGGCCAAACAGGCCATCGCCTACGGCCAGCACGCGACCCTGACCCAGTCGATGAATCAAGAATTGTCCAACCTGGAACTCTCGTGCCGCACAGGTGATTTCAAAGAAGGCCTGGCCGCGTTCCGGGAACACCGCGATCCGGACTTCACCGGGCGATAA
- a CDS encoding enoyl-CoA hydratase/isomerase family protein, translated as MTDYETIKYEVDGHKATITLNRPDALNALSPHMITELRAAYDQAENDDNVWLMIVTAAGRAFCTGADVKEIPGDGKVINERPYLSTYEQWEAPQEGTPPFRTMAKPVVVAINGICCGAGLDWVTTGDIVIASDKATFFDPHVSIGLVAAREMVRLARALPRSVALRMALMGKHERMTVERAYELGLITEIVEHDKLLERAHEIADTVCLNAPLAVRGTRLAIHKTLDLPLHEGEILAETFRERVVRTEDALEGPRAFVEKRKPNWQAR; from the coding sequence ATGACCGATTACGAGACCATCAAATACGAGGTGGACGGCCACAAGGCCACCATCACCCTGAATCGACCCGACGCGCTCAATGCGCTGTCCCCCCACATGATCACCGAACTGCGGGCCGCCTACGACCAAGCCGAGAACGACGACAACGTCTGGCTGATGATCGTCACCGCCGCCGGCCGGGCCTTCTGCACCGGCGCCGACGTCAAGGAGATCCCCGGCGACGGCAAGGTCATCAACGAGCGGCCCTACCTGTCCACCTACGAGCAGTGGGAGGCACCGCAGGAGGGCACCCCGCCGTTTCGCACCATGGCCAAGCCGGTCGTGGTGGCGATCAACGGAATCTGTTGCGGCGCCGGGCTGGACTGGGTCACCACCGGCGACATCGTGATCGCCTCGGACAAAGCGACATTCTTCGACCCTCATGTGAGCATCGGTCTGGTTGCTGCCCGAGAAATGGTGCGCCTGGCCCGCGCACTCCCCCGATCGGTGGCGTTGCGGATGGCGCTGATGGGCAAGCACGAGCGCATGACCGTCGAGCGCGCGTACGAACTCGGGTTGATCACCGAGATAGTCGAACACGACAAGCTACTCGAGCGCGCACACGAGATCGCCGACACCGTGTGTCTCAATGCCCCGCTGGCGGTTCGCGGTACCCGGTTGGCCATTCACAAGACGCTGGATCTGCCGCTGCACGAGGGTGAGATCCTGGCCGAGACGTTCCGCGAGCGCGTGGTGCGCACCGAGGATGCCCTGGAAGGACCGCGGGCGTTCGTCGAGAAGCGCAAGCCCAACTGGCAGGCTCGCTGA
- a CDS encoding enoyl-CoA hydratase/isomerase family protein, with translation MDTLLLDFDYESRVATVTLNRPDALNSFNRAMCHEMRDAWHTIKADEGINAVVLRAAGDRAFSAGLDVKSNYGQPEIVWNHEDPGELLSPKWQKMWKPVVCAVQGMCTAGALYFVNEADVVICSPEATFFDSHVSAGLVSALEPIGLMRRVGLGDTLRMALMGNDERVGAETALRIGLVTEVVARDQLWDRAHEIAATIAAKPPTATQGTVKAIWESLDKPYRAAMDQGLIYTRLGNPIAKAELAERPLPKTTPRIR, from the coding sequence ATGGACACGTTGCTCCTCGACTTCGACTACGAGTCCAGGGTCGCCACGGTCACGCTGAACCGCCCCGACGCGCTGAACTCGTTCAACCGCGCCATGTGTCACGAGATGCGCGATGCCTGGCACACCATCAAGGCCGACGAGGGCATCAACGCGGTGGTGCTGCGGGCCGCAGGCGACCGTGCGTTCAGCGCCGGACTCGACGTGAAATCCAACTATGGACAACCCGAGATCGTTTGGAACCACGAGGATCCCGGCGAACTACTGAGCCCCAAGTGGCAGAAGATGTGGAAGCCGGTGGTCTGTGCGGTGCAGGGTATGTGCACCGCCGGGGCGCTGTATTTCGTCAACGAAGCCGACGTGGTGATCTGCTCGCCGGAGGCCACGTTCTTCGATTCCCACGTCAGCGCCGGGCTGGTCTCGGCGCTCGAGCCGATCGGCCTGATGCGCCGGGTCGGGCTCGGTGACACACTGCGGATGGCATTGATGGGCAACGACGAACGTGTAGGCGCCGAAACTGCGTTGCGCATCGGGCTGGTCACCGAAGTGGTGGCCAGGGATCAGCTGTGGGACCGCGCGCACGAGATCGCCGCCACGATCGCCGCGAAGCCGCCGACCGCCACGCAGGGCACGGTGAAGGCCATCTGGGAGTCCCTGGACAAGCCCTACCGTGCCGCGATGGACCAGGGCCTGATCTATACGCGACTGGGCAACCCGATCGCCAAGGCCGAGCTGGCCGAGCGTCCCCTGCCCAAGACAACACCTCGGATCCGCTGA
- a CDS encoding class I adenylate-forming enzyme family protein: MAHPLSRRIDEVLDLDPAAPAIQYDGQWFTWGRVATLARRIGALSAGTRVGIMLRNQPAHVAALLGVLGAGGTVVVINPSRGDERTRADIEALGLPVLIGLPEDIATLATPSPTTTTVTIRDLDTAPEVSPAESPTVDAGRPGVAVWMLTSGTTGPPKRVDLTYDMLARSVMGGDPENAPAPTELRRGVAIVNSPLVHVGGVFRVLLCIAEARAFVLLPKFELHRWAEAVREHQPRAVSLVPAALRMVLHSELTRDDLAGIRAVTSGTAPLSADDADAFTEKFGIPVLTSYAATEFGGGVAGWTLTDHQKYWKDKRGSVGRANPGARLRVVDEDGQPLPPDQKGLLEVKPAQFDADADWLRTTDLARIDTDGFVWILGRADQAIIRGGFKVMPDDVRTALESHPAVRGAAVIGVPDERLGETPVAMVELRAPAPSAELTDYLQGRLARYEIPTRIEIVDTIPRTPSGKADLGAVREHFAAG; the protein is encoded by the coding sequence ATGGCGCATCCGCTTTCACGGCGCATCGACGAGGTTCTCGATCTGGACCCGGCCGCACCGGCCATCCAGTATGACGGCCAGTGGTTCACCTGGGGCCGGGTCGCGACGCTCGCGCGGCGCATCGGTGCGTTGTCGGCCGGCACGCGGGTCGGAATCATGCTGCGGAACCAGCCCGCCCACGTGGCGGCCCTCCTCGGTGTGCTGGGTGCCGGCGGCACCGTCGTGGTGATCAACCCGTCCCGCGGCGACGAGCGCACCCGCGCCGACATCGAGGCGTTGGGCCTACCGGTGTTGATCGGCCTGCCCGAGGACATCGCCACGCTGGCGACGCCCTCCCCCACGACCACGACGGTGACCATCCGCGATCTCGACACCGCGCCCGAGGTCTCGCCGGCCGAGAGCCCGACCGTGGACGCAGGGCGCCCGGGCGTCGCGGTGTGGATGTTGACCAGCGGCACCACCGGCCCACCGAAACGGGTGGACCTCACCTACGACATGCTGGCCCGCAGCGTCATGGGCGGCGATCCGGAGAACGCCCCGGCACCAACCGAACTGCGACGCGGGGTGGCCATCGTCAACTCCCCGCTGGTTCACGTCGGCGGAGTCTTCCGGGTGCTGTTGTGCATCGCCGAGGCCCGGGCGTTCGTGCTGCTGCCCAAGTTCGAGCTCCACCGCTGGGCCGAGGCCGTGCGTGAGCATCAGCCGCGGGCGGTGTCGCTGGTACCGGCGGCTCTGCGCATGGTGCTGCACTCCGAACTCACCCGCGACGACCTCGCCGGCATCCGCGCGGTCACCTCCGGCACCGCGCCGCTGTCGGCCGATGACGCCGACGCCTTCACCGAAAAGTTCGGCATCCCGGTGCTGACCTCCTATGCCGCTACGGAGTTCGGTGGCGGAGTGGCCGGCTGGACCCTGACCGACCACCAGAAATACTGGAAAGACAAGCGCGGCAGTGTGGGCCGGGCCAATCCCGGTGCGCGACTGCGCGTCGTCGACGAGGACGGCCAACCGCTCCCACCGGATCAGAAGGGCCTGCTGGAGGTCAAACCCGCACAGTTCGATGCCGACGCGGACTGGTTGCGTACCACCGATCTGGCCCGCATCGATACCGACGGATTCGTCTGGATACTCGGACGTGCCGATCAGGCCATCATCCGCGGCGGATTCAAGGTGATGCCCGATGATGTCCGCACCGCGCTGGAGAGCCATCCCGCGGTGCGCGGCGCGGCGGTGATCGGCGTACCGGACGAGCGATTGGGTGAGACACCAGTGGCGATGGTCGAGTTGCGCGCGCCTGCCCCTTCGGCCGAGCTC